A window of the Halopseudomonas phragmitis genome harbors these coding sequences:
- a CDS encoding BRO-N domain-containing protein, with the protein MSQPIIEFAFDDKPVRVVLVDGEPWWVASDLSRALEYRDAEKMTRMLDSDEAGTHNVGTSSVNGVSQIREMTIINESGLYSAILRSRKASAKRFKKWVTSEVLPSIRKYGGYVMPNTQADPEPVPRSSRVEAEEVVAAGRVFRSLYTVGRSMGMPRRLAATRANQAAERTTGVDLAAELDASPWLDGPDMPAPQRKAYELQQRIRAHLVANDWPQGFSVQQVIEALQLVNDRGTQTSVGSCLRLLGYKRVRLSPTRPGGARPYVYQLDTLPALEVCQSMIPVRACS; encoded by the coding sequence ATGAGCCAGCCTATCATCGAGTTCGCGTTTGATGACAAGCCGGTGCGTGTGGTGCTTGTGGATGGTGAGCCGTGGTGGGTAGCGAGCGATCTGTCGCGAGCGCTTGAGTATCGGGATGCGGAGAAGATGACTCGTATGCTGGATTCTGATGAAGCTGGTACCCACAATGTGGGTACCAGCTCGGTCAATGGTGTTTCGCAGATCCGCGAGATGACCATCATCAACGAATCCGGCCTGTATTCCGCCATCCTGCGCAGCCGCAAGGCCTCGGCCAAGCGCTTTAAGAAGTGGGTCACCTCTGAGGTGCTGCCCAGCATCCGCAAATATGGCGGGTACGTTATGCCCAACACGCAAGCTGACCCCGAGCCGGTACCGAGGTCGTCACGGGTAGAAGCGGAAGAGGTGGTGGCTGCGGGGCGGGTGTTCCGCTCGCTCTACACCGTCGGCCGCAGCATGGGCATGCCGCGCCGGCTGGCCGCCACCCGCGCCAACCAGGCCGCCGAGCGCACCACCGGGGTGGATCTGGCAGCCGAGTTGGACGCCAGCCCCTGGCTGGATGGCCCAGACATGCCCGCGCCACAGCGCAAGGCCTATGAGCTGCAGCAACGCATCCGCGCACACCTGGTTGCCAATGATTGGCCGCAAGGCTTCAGCGTGCAGCAAGTGATAGAAGCCCTGCAGTTGGTCAATGATCGAGGCACCCAAACCTCCGTTGGTAGCTGCCTGCGGTTGCTCGGCTACAAGCGGGTGCGGCTGTCACCTACTAGACCAGGTGGGGCGCGGCCGTATGTGTATCAACTGGATACTTTGCCTGCGTTGGAGGTTTGTCAGTCAATGATTCCGGTCAGGGCCTGTTCATAG
- a CDS encoding diacylglycerol kinase — translation MSDNPYKGITGWRRIWRAAGYSLDGLSAAYRGEAAFRQLVWLALVLIPLAIWLPVDNIGRALMIGSVLLSLIIELLNSAIEAAIDRISLERHPLSKASKDMGSAAQMLGLLLIIVVWSLVLLG, via the coding sequence ATGAGCGACAATCCTTATAAGGGTATTACCGGTTGGCGCCGAATCTGGCGTGCGGCGGGCTATTCGCTCGATGGCCTGAGTGCCGCCTACCGCGGCGAAGCCGCATTCCGCCAATTGGTATGGCTGGCGCTGGTGCTGATTCCCCTGGCCATCTGGCTACCAGTCGACAATATTGGCCGTGCCTTGATGATCGGCAGTGTGCTGTTGTCGTTGATTATCGAGTTGCTCAACTCGGCCATCGAAGCTGCGATCGATCGAATCTCGCTGGAACGTCATCCATTGTCCAAGGCCTCCAAGGATATGGGCAGCGCTGCGCAGATGCTTGGGTTGCTGTTGATCATCGTGGTCTGGAGTCTGGTGCTGCTGGGTTGA
- a CDS encoding LOG family protein, translating into MSDELGPVDYLNRHWQTTGEGVQQKLDELVELTAGNSGNAELYREMLHGVVRMAQADRNRWDAKIMLQTIRELEQAFARLDQFKRSRKVTVFGSARTPREHPAYKLAQDMGRQLARHDFMAITGGGGGIMAAAHEGAGLDNSLGFNITLPFEQRSNHVIHETDHDLPFKFFFLRKLFFVKEADALILCPGGFGTLDETLEVLTLIQTGKSPVVPVILLDTPDGNYWTSLLQFLNEQLCTNGYIHEADFRLISLVHSAEDAIQVVLNFYRNYHSSRWINSHYLLRLNHPLKHNALRQLEQQFTDICVEDGFCQDQDCRQELDEPEFSHLHRLSFRFNGRDHGRLRELIDFVNQPEHLQY; encoded by the coding sequence ATGAGCGACGAACTGGGACCTGTTGACTACCTCAACCGTCACTGGCAAACCACTGGCGAAGGCGTGCAACAGAAGCTCGACGAACTGGTCGAGCTGACTGCCGGCAACAGTGGCAATGCCGAACTCTACCGCGAGATGCTACATGGCGTGGTGCGCATGGCCCAGGCTGATCGCAACCGCTGGGACGCCAAGATCATGCTGCAAACCATCCGTGAACTGGAGCAGGCCTTCGCCCGCCTGGATCAGTTCAAGCGCAGCCGCAAGGTTACTGTGTTCGGCTCGGCACGCACTCCCCGCGAGCACCCCGCTTACAAGCTGGCCCAGGATATGGGTCGGCAATTGGCGCGTCATGATTTTATGGCGATCACTGGCGGAGGTGGCGGGATCATGGCCGCCGCCCATGAAGGCGCTGGCCTGGACAATAGTCTTGGCTTCAACATCACTTTGCCGTTCGAGCAACGCTCAAACCATGTGATTCATGAAACTGATCATGATTTGCCGTTCAAGTTCTTCTTTTTGCGCAAGCTTTTCTTCGTCAAGGAAGCCGACGCCCTGATCCTCTGCCCCGGTGGCTTTGGTACTCTTGATGAAACCCTGGAAGTACTAACGCTGATCCAGACAGGGAAAAGCCCGGTGGTTCCGGTGATCCTGCTCGACACCCCTGACGGCAACTACTGGACAAGCCTGCTGCAATTTCTCAACGAACAGCTCTGTACCAACGGCTACATCCACGAGGCCGACTTTCGCCTGATCAGCCTTGTTCACTCAGCCGAGGACGCCATACAGGTTGTCCTCAACTTCTATCGCAACTATCACTCCTCGCGCTGGATCAACTCGCATTATCTGCTGCGCCTGAACCACCCACTCAAGCACAACGCCTTGCGTCAGCTTGAACAGCAGTTCACCGACATCTGCGTGGAGGATGGTTTCTGTCAGGATCAGGATTGCCGTCAGGAGCTGGACGAACCGGAATTCAGCCATCTGCATCGTCTGAGCTTCCGTTTCAATGGCCGCGATCATGGCCGGCTGCGGGAGTTGATCGACTTCGTCAATCAGCCCGAGCACTTGCAATACTGA
- a CDS encoding CinA family protein: MSHYDPLIDTAAARLGNALRRHGLTVTTAESCTGGGIAEAITRVSGSSAWFETGFVTYANASKARLLGVSETDLAEHGAVSEPVVRAMAQGALEAAGADLAVAVSGIAGPDGGSAQKPVGTVWFAWAVRGGEVHSECRRLQGNRREVRAQTVLKALEGLEKRVAKPLAL; encoded by the coding sequence ATGTCGCATTACGATCCGTTGATCGATACCGCTGCTGCCCGGCTTGGCAATGCGCTGCGCCGTCATGGACTGACGGTAACCACCGCCGAGTCCTGTACTGGCGGCGGTATCGCCGAGGCCATTACCCGGGTCAGCGGCAGCTCGGCCTGGTTCGAGACCGGGTTCGTTACGTACGCCAACGCCAGCAAGGCACGCCTGCTGGGGGTTAGCGAAACCGACCTGGCCGAGCACGGTGCGGTCAGTGAACCTGTGGTGCGGGCCATGGCTCAGGGCGCCCTGGAGGCCGCCGGTGCCGATCTGGCGGTGGCAGTCAGCGGCATTGCCGGGCCTGATGGCGGTTCGGCGCAAAAGCCGGTAGGCACTGTATGGTTTGCCTGGGCGGTGCGCGGCGGTGAGGTGCACAGCGAGTGTCGACGACTGCAGGGTAACCGCCGTGAAGTGCGAGCCCAGACCGTGCTCAAGGCGCTGGAAGGGTTGGAGAAGCGGGTTGCCAAGCCGTTGGCACTCTGA
- the erdR gene encoding response regulator transcription factor ErdR → MGLTYDILIADDHPLFRSALKQALSSGLGADLRLTEAGSIAELQNCLDQRGDWDLVLLDLNMPGAYGFSGLVLLRGQYPQIPVVVISAQEEAAVVTRARDFGASGFIPKSSTLEGIQAAVTEVLEGGVCWPAQSEDSGPLSDQEQALSAQLASLTPQQFRVLTMVCDGLLNKQIAYELNVSEATVKAHVTAIFRKLGVRTRTQAALALQHMELTQTGH, encoded by the coding sequence ATGGGCCTGACCTATGACATCCTGATCGCCGATGATCACCCGCTGTTTCGCAGCGCCTTGAAGCAAGCCTTGAGCAGTGGTCTGGGGGCTGATCTTCGCCTTACCGAAGCCGGCAGCATCGCCGAATTGCAGAACTGTCTGGATCAGCGCGGTGACTGGGATCTGGTCCTGCTGGATCTGAACATGCCCGGCGCCTACGGTTTTTCCGGTCTGGTCCTGCTGCGTGGCCAGTATCCGCAGATTCCGGTAGTGGTTATTTCGGCTCAGGAAGAGGCCGCTGTGGTGACCAGAGCCCGGGACTTCGGCGCCAGTGGCTTCATTCCCAAGTCATCGACTCTGGAAGGTATTCAGGCGGCCGTGACCGAAGTGCTTGAAGGTGGGGTATGCTGGCCTGCCCAGAGTGAGGATAGCGGCCCGTTGTCGGATCAGGAGCAGGCGCTCAGTGCCCAGCTGGCCAGCCTCACGCCGCAGCAGTTCCGGGTTCTGACCATGGTGTGTGACGGCCTGCTGAACAAGCAGATCGCCTATGAACTGAACGTATCGGAGGCGACGGTCAAGGCCCACGTCACTGCAATCTTCCGCAAGCTTGGGGTGCGTACCCGTACCCAGGCTGCCCTGGCGCTACAGCACATGGAGCTGACCCAGACCGGTCACTGA
- a CDS encoding DUF4435 domain-containing protein codes for MSSLDYSADAENVLNFFYRCDVVLYVEGDDDIPFWKVVFDELSDVSVEVLPMYGAPEVDRKINEILEADLKVLAARDSDFIRASGQNIQDPRILYTHGYSIENCLYNVESVAEISFVWCRAVRATQADCERWFEDVFRAVEQLVLYDCANHIYQRGVAVVPDNCTRFMVSEKSPDFDLQKLQAHLAKVGKLFSAEELAEAAKRIAESNVSTRNLIRGHFLESLVQKYVSKNTGASNAKKSVSFDALYASAVGCLKNSIRRRPESAFYQQAVNEAIGALADA; via the coding sequence ATGTCGTCTCTTGATTATTCTGCCGATGCAGAAAATGTGTTGAACTTTTTTTATCGATGCGACGTCGTTTTGTATGTTGAAGGGGATGACGATATACCCTTCTGGAAGGTAGTCTTTGATGAGTTGTCTGACGTGTCGGTTGAAGTGCTTCCCATGTATGGTGCACCAGAAGTTGACAGGAAAATAAATGAGATATTAGAAGCTGATCTTAAAGTTCTGGCAGCACGAGATTCGGACTTTATCCGTGCTTCAGGGCAGAATATTCAAGACCCTCGAATTCTCTACACCCACGGCTACTCTATCGAAAACTGCCTGTACAACGTTGAGTCAGTCGCAGAGATATCGTTCGTGTGGTGTCGTGCAGTGCGTGCAACCCAGGCTGACTGCGAACGGTGGTTTGAAGACGTCTTTCGGGCTGTGGAGCAGCTAGTGTTATACGACTGCGCAAATCATATTTACCAGCGCGGTGTTGCCGTGGTCCCCGATAACTGCACTAGGTTTATGGTGTCTGAGAAGTCGCCTGATTTTGATTTACAGAAGCTGCAAGCGCACCTTGCTAAGGTGGGAAAGCTTTTCTCAGCGGAGGAGCTTGCAGAGGCGGCTAAAAGAATCGCAGAGTCGAACGTAAGTACGAGAAATCTGATTCGGGGGCATTTCCTTGAAAGCTTGGTGCAGAAGTATGTTTCCAAGAATACCGGTGCATCAAATGCAAAGAAGAGTGTTTCATTTGATGCTCTTTATGCCAGTGCGGTTGGGTGTCTAAAGAACTCCATTAGACGCCGCCCTGAGTCTGCGTTCTATCAGCAAGCAGTAAATGAGGCTATTGGTGCTTTGGCCGATGCATAG
- the recA gene encoding recombinase RecA — protein MDENKKKALSAALSQIERQFGKGAVMRMGDHERQAIPAISTGSLGLDIALGIGGLPKGRIVEIYGPESSGKTTLTLSVIAQAQKHGATCAFVDAEHALDPEYAGKLGVNVDDLLVSQPDTGEQALEITDMLVRSNAVDVIIVDSVAALVPKAEIEGEMGDHHVGVQARLMSQALRKITGNIKNANCLVIFINQIRMKIGVMFGNPETTTGGNALKFYSSVRLDIRRTGAVKDGDEVVGSETRVKVVKNKVAPPFRQAEFQILYGTGIYHNAEIIDLGVQIGLVEKSGAWYSYQGSKIGQGKANAAKFLEDNPQVADEIEKAIRDQLLAKPGNAKAAVEDSAELDA, from the coding sequence ATGGACGAGAACAAAAAGAAGGCGCTTTCCGCGGCTTTGAGTCAGATTGAACGTCAGTTTGGCAAAGGCGCCGTGATGCGCATGGGCGACCATGAGCGCCAGGCCATTCCGGCTATCTCGACTGGTTCTCTGGGGCTGGATATCGCCCTCGGTATTGGTGGACTGCCCAAGGGCCGGATCGTTGAAATCTACGGCCCGGAATCTTCCGGTAAAACCACCCTGACTCTGTCGGTCATTGCCCAGGCACAGAAGCATGGCGCCACCTGCGCCTTCGTCGATGCCGAGCACGCACTGGACCCCGAGTACGCCGGCAAGCTTGGCGTCAACGTCGACGACCTGCTGGTTTCGCAGCCCGATACCGGTGAGCAGGCGCTGGAAATCACCGACATGCTGGTACGCTCCAATGCGGTTGACGTGATCATTGTCGACTCGGTAGCGGCGTTGGTACCCAAGGCCGAGATCGAGGGCGAGATGGGTGATCATCACGTCGGCGTACAGGCCCGTCTGATGTCTCAGGCACTGCGCAAGATTACCGGCAACATCAAGAATGCCAACTGCCTGGTGATCTTCATCAACCAGATCCGTATGAAGATCGGGGTAATGTTCGGCAACCCAGAAACCACCACCGGTGGTAATGCCCTGAAGTTCTATTCCTCGGTGCGCCTGGATATTCGCCGTACCGGCGCGGTCAAGGACGGTGACGAAGTGGTCGGTAGTGAGACCCGGGTCAAAGTGGTCAAGAACAAGGTGGCTCCGCCGTTCCGCCAGGCCGAGTTCCAGATCCTCTACGGCACTGGCATCTACCACAATGCCGAGATCATCGATCTGGGTGTGCAGATTGGTCTGGTCGAGAAATCCGGTGCCTGGTACAGCTACCAGGGCAGCAAGATCGGTCAGGGCAAGGCCAATGCCGCCAAGTTCCTCGAAGACAACCCACAGGTGGCCGACGAGATTGAGAAGGCCATTCGCGACCAGTTGCTGGCCAAGCCGGGCAATGCCAAGGCGGCGGTTGAAGACAGCGCCGAACTGGACGCCTGA
- a CDS encoding DMT family transporter, with protein MNLRTYKADALMLITALIWGTTFVAQSLGMEHIGPLLYTGLRFTLGALVVLPLVLLARPQADQAHRRFSRPMLLGSLVLGLVLTLGINLQQIGLMFTTVTNSGFITGLYVILVPLFGLFIGMRTGLGTWGGALLALVGMLLLSINEDYRIVSGDWLQLAGAACWAVHVLLVGALASRYDPIRVAFLQFVVCALISLTLAFALEPIDWDAVLLAGPAILYGGLLAVGIAFTLQVVAQKDALASHAAIILSLEAVFAAIAGWLVLNETLSLRGFIGCCLMLAGMLIAQLVPLYLERRRTLLAVQQEPAGHH; from the coding sequence ATGAACCTGCGCACTTACAAAGCCGACGCCCTGATGCTGATCACCGCCCTGATCTGGGGCACGACCTTTGTCGCGCAGAGTCTGGGCATGGAACATATCGGCCCCCTCCTCTACACCGGTCTGCGCTTCACCCTTGGCGCACTGGTGGTGCTGCCACTGGTACTACTGGCTCGCCCGCAGGCCGACCAGGCTCATCGGCGCTTCAGCCGACCAATGCTGCTGGGCAGCCTGGTACTGGGGTTGGTACTGACTCTGGGGATTAACCTGCAGCAGATCGGCCTGATGTTCACCACAGTCACCAACTCCGGCTTCATCACCGGTCTGTATGTAATTCTAGTCCCATTGTTTGGCCTGTTCATTGGCATGCGTACCGGCCTGGGAACCTGGGGTGGCGCTCTGTTGGCACTGGTCGGCATGCTGCTGCTGAGCATCAACGAGGATTACCGGATCGTCTCTGGTGACTGGTTGCAACTGGCTGGCGCTGCCTGCTGGGCCGTGCATGTTTTGCTGGTCGGCGCACTGGCCAGTCGCTACGATCCAATCCGGGTAGCCTTTCTCCAGTTCGTAGTCTGCGCCCTGATCAGTCTGACTCTGGCCTTCGCCCTAGAGCCAATCGACTGGGATGCAGTGCTGTTGGCCGGACCGGCGATCCTGTATGGAGGCTTGCTGGCCGTAGGCATTGCCTTCACCTTGCAAGTGGTGGCGCAAAAGGATGCGCTTGCCTCCCATGCCGCAATCATTCTCAGTCTGGAAGCCGTGTTCGCCGCCATCGCTGGCTGGCTGGTCCTGAATGAAACCTTGAGTCTGCGCGGTTTTATCGGCTGCTGCCTGATGCTCGCCGGTATGCTGATCGCTCAACTGGTACCGTTATACCTGGAACGGCGCCGCACACTGCTGGCAGTTCAGCAGGAGCCGGCCGGGCATCATTGA
- a CDS encoding regulatory protein RecX has protein sequence MFRRSQLDSPQAIRRSAMDLLARREHSYAEMLRKLKQRGATSEQAEIELDRLQDDGLLSDERFCEAYVHARSQRGYGPQRLREELRQRGVAASLIEQVLGDACWDWPARAQETFNKRFPEGKASDPKDRAKQLRFMLYRGFGSEF, from the coding sequence ATGTTTCGCCGTTCACAGCTCGACAGCCCGCAGGCGATTCGTCGCAGTGCCATGGATCTGCTGGCGCGGCGTGAGCATAGCTATGCCGAAATGCTGCGCAAGCTCAAGCAGCGCGGTGCGACCAGCGAGCAGGCAGAGATCGAGCTGGATCGTCTGCAGGATGACGGCCTGCTTAGTGACGAGCGCTTCTGCGAAGCCTATGTCCATGCCCGCAGTCAGCGCGGCTATGGGCCGCAGCGTCTGCGGGAGGAGCTGCGCCAGCGCGGTGTGGCTGCCAGCCTGATCGAGCAGGTGCTGGGCGATGCGTGCTGGGACTGGCCAGCGCGGGCCCAAGAAACCTTCAACAAGCGCTTCCCCGAAGGCAAGGCCAGCGATCCCAAAGACCGGGCCAAACAGCTGCGCTTTATGCTGTATCGGGGTTTTGGCTCCGAGTTCTAA
- a CDS encoding AAA family ATPase, with amino-acid sequence MYKIIDVEIQGFWGEFKAFCSFNNDVNIVIGQNGTGKTTFMNILNAVLSVDVSALAENEFESVVVKLGHEGSTRTVRVTKHDDVPFALAKYSIGQKKFALPLIGVDEIRSASLYRRRAAEAAQVIKDELAGLVSLASLSVYRFRNAQEYDAGDRGAYNRKLQGPVDARLQELMQGLTKYQLELSQKARDISYELQREVLMSLLYQQEPNPAKTGFALTYDADSERKNLMSAYKQLGLSGGSVTKRINEHVKAVDEAVRGIRSWLDDERERKELKARGERVDRVERDDQLDFTPIEASRRISKVYELSLQAEKDSKDVFSQLDLFLKIISDFIVGKRFEFDSGVLTIVEPKKFSVSKLSSGEKQLLILLTEAVLQRQESYIFLADEPELSLHIAWQRRVVPAIKSLNPNAQVVVATHSPEIASKYKGSIIDMEDILHVVS; translated from the coding sequence ATGTACAAGATTATTGATGTAGAAATACAGGGGTTCTGGGGAGAGTTTAAAGCGTTCTGCTCTTTCAATAACGATGTAAATATTGTTATTGGGCAGAATGGTACCGGCAAGACAACATTCATGAATATATTGAATGCTGTTCTATCGGTAGATGTTTCTGCTTTGGCGGAAAATGAGTTTGAGTCAGTGGTCGTGAAGCTTGGTCATGAGGGCAGCACACGAACTGTTCGTGTAACTAAGCATGACGATGTTCCGTTCGCGCTTGCTAAGTACAGCATCGGTCAGAAAAAATTTGCTTTGCCTTTGATTGGCGTCGATGAAATTCGAAGTGCGTCGCTATATCGGCGGCGCGCTGCTGAAGCGGCTCAAGTAATCAAGGATGAGCTGGCTGGGCTAGTGTCTCTGGCATCACTTTCGGTGTACAGGTTCAGGAATGCGCAAGAGTACGATGCGGGGGATCGAGGGGCGTATAATAGGAAGTTGCAAGGGCCTGTGGATGCTCGCTTGCAAGAGCTGATGCAGGGGTTGACTAAGTATCAGCTTGAGCTGTCACAGAAAGCAAGGGATATTTCTTATGAACTTCAGCGTGAAGTTCTTATGTCTTTGCTTTATCAGCAAGAGCCTAATCCGGCTAAGACAGGGTTTGCGTTGACTTACGATGCTGACTCTGAACGCAAAAATCTGATGTCTGCTTATAAGCAGCTGGGACTTTCTGGTGGTTCAGTTACCAAGAGAATTAACGAGCATGTAAAAGCCGTTGATGAGGCGGTTAGAGGGATTCGAAGCTGGTTGGATGATGAGCGGGAACGTAAGGAGCTTAAGGCGCGCGGTGAGCGAGTTGATCGAGTTGAGCGTGATGACCAGTTAGACTTTACTCCGATCGAGGCTTCCAGACGTATCAGTAAAGTTTACGAGTTATCGCTTCAAGCTGAGAAAGACAGCAAAGATGTTTTTAGTCAATTAGATCTCTTCCTGAAAATTATTTCTGACTTTATTGTTGGCAAGCGGTTTGAGTTTGATTCAGGGGTTCTGACAATTGTTGAGCCAAAAAAGTTCTCGGTTTCTAAGCTCTCCTCTGGTGAGAAACAACTTCTTATTTTGCTGACTGAAGCAGTGCTGCAGAGACAGGAGTCGTATATATTCTTGGCTGATGAGCCGGAGTTGTCTCTTCATATTGCATGGCAGCGGAGAGTCGTGCCTGCCATTAAAAGCCTTAATCCCAATGCGCAGGTAGTCGTGGCTACCCACTCCCCTGAAATTGCAAGTAAATATAAGGGGTCGATAATTGATATGGAGGATATCCTTCATGTCGTCTCTTGA
- a CDS encoding PA3611 family quorum-sensing-regulated virulence factor, protein MRWFTVLIALLIALPSHAISLREMRLQETLKQVAEQSSEGTPRAVNADITDEGFVANGSELVNHLSVNAEYAERLQSDPLLVRSQLQASVCADQRFRRLLDMGATLTYHFVIADSGQPVLTQSFVADHCQAL, encoded by the coding sequence ATGCGTTGGTTCACCGTTCTGATAGCCCTGCTCATCGCGCTACCCAGCCACGCGATTTCATTGCGTGAAATGCGTTTGCAGGAAACCCTCAAGCAAGTTGCCGAACAAAGCAGCGAAGGTACCCCCAGAGCCGTCAATGCCGACATTACCGACGAAGGTTTCGTCGCCAACGGCAGCGAGCTGGTCAACCACCTGTCAGTCAATGCCGAATATGCCGAACGCCTGCAATCAGACCCCCTGCTGGTTCGCAGCCAGTTGCAGGCGAGCGTCTGTGCCGATCAGCGCTTTCGCCGTCTGCTGGACATGGGCGCCACCCTCACCTATCACTTCGTCATCGCCGACTCGGGCCAGCCAGTCCTCACCCAAAGCTTCGTCGCCGATCACTGTCAGGCCCTGTGA
- a CDS encoding MBL fold metallo-hydrolase RNA specificity domain-containing protein, which yields MALLTFHGATRQVTGSCYLLEANDQRVLLECGMTQGFRRDEESNRNRFPFDPKSLHAVVVSHAHLDHSGLLPKLVAEGYSGPIYVTPPSAELLDLMLKDSAGLQERDAEWENRWRTRSGKPLIKPLYTQRDTELALELLQPLEYRQPTMVAKGIEVCFHEAGHILGSAIVAVTIHEAHNLTRKLVFSGDLGNQCSPLLQPPATLDEADLVLMESTYGDRDHRNQEETLAELQQILDQAWREGGNVLIPSFAVGRTQDLLYYLGKFYQNGTLKQQAVFLDSPMAIAATDIYSRYLPASEQERKLAGDGQRRGRLYNWLPILKCTPSPEESMALNRIKSGAIIIAGSGMCTGGRIVHHFKHNIWREECHLVIPGFQAKGTLGRRLVDGEKQIRVIHQNLAVKAQIHTLGGFSAHAGQSQLINWLKHFKHCPELYLVHGELEKSQILADTIHQQLGWPASIPEQGEQIAF from the coding sequence ATGGCTTTACTGACCTTCCATGGCGCCACCCGCCAGGTAACCGGCTCCTGCTATCTGTTGGAGGCCAACGACCAGCGGGTGTTGCTTGAATGCGGCATGACCCAGGGCTTTCGCCGCGACGAGGAGAGCAACCGCAACCGCTTTCCCTTTGACCCCAAAAGCCTGCACGCAGTGGTGGTGTCGCACGCCCACCTGGATCACTCGGGGTTATTACCCAAACTGGTTGCCGAAGGCTACAGCGGGCCTATTTATGTCACCCCGCCCAGCGCCGAACTGCTGGACCTGATGCTCAAGGACTCGGCGGGCCTGCAGGAACGTGATGCCGAGTGGGAAAACCGCTGGCGCACCCGCTCAGGCAAGCCCCTGATCAAGCCACTCTACACCCAGCGTGATACCGAACTGGCGCTCGAGTTACTGCAACCGCTGGAATACCGCCAGCCGACCATGGTCGCCAAGGGTATCGAGGTCTGCTTCCATGAAGCCGGACATATCCTCGGCTCGGCCATCGTCGCGGTAACCATACACGAAGCCCATAACCTGACGCGTAAACTGGTGTTCTCCGGCGATCTTGGTAACCAGTGCTCACCCTTGCTGCAGCCGCCGGCCACCCTGGATGAAGCCGATCTCGTGCTGATGGAGTCGACCTATGGCGACCGCGACCATCGCAATCAGGAAGAAACCCTGGCCGAATTGCAGCAGATACTCGACCAGGCCTGGCGAGAGGGAGGCAACGTTCTGATTCCCAGCTTTGCCGTCGGCCGCACTCAGGACCTGCTCTACTACCTGGGCAAGTTCTACCAGAACGGCACCCTCAAGCAGCAAGCGGTGTTTCTCGACAGCCCCATGGCGATCGCCGCTACCGATATCTACAGCCGCTACCTGCCTGCCTCCGAGCAGGAGCGCAAGCTGGCCGGCGATGGCCAGCGCCGAGGCCGGCTCTACAACTGGTTGCCAATTCTCAAATGCACACCCTCGCCGGAAGAGTCCATGGCCCTGAACCGGATCAAGAGTGGAGCGATCATTATTGCCGGTAGCGGCATGTGTACTGGCGGCCGGATAGTCCATCACTTCAAACACAATATCTGGCGCGAGGAGTGTCATCTCGTCATTCCAGGCTTCCAGGCCAAAGGCACGCTGGGCCGGCGCCTGGTCGATGGCGAGAAGCAGATTCGGGTCATCCACCAGAATCTGGCAGTGAAGGCTCAGATCCACACCCTCGGGGGATTTTCCGCCCATGCCGGGCAAAGTCAGTTGATCAACTGGCTCAAGCACTTCAAACATTGCCCTGAGTTGTATCTGGTGCATGGGGAGCTGGAAAAGAGCCAGATATTGGCAGACACCATCCATCAACAACTGGGCTGGCCCGCCAGCATTCCTGAGCAGGGTGAGCAGATCGCATTCTGA
- a CDS encoding tRNA-uridine aminocarboxypropyltransferase: protein MPHAVNQLRHELKARSTREFKARGSRMQRCAGCHLAVHTCICALRPNLQAEPCFCLLMHALEPLKPTNTGRLIADCLADTQAFVWSRTEVDPALLALLADPRWQPYVVFPVEYARVGQAVVSAPQATPGKRPLLIILDATWTQARKMFRKSPYLAGLPLLSLQPEQASRYRLRRSCREEHLCTVEVAAACLAAAGEPQVGQCLDDYFQVFSESYLASRLRVSAPHSPARERLQARLEG, encoded by the coding sequence CTGCCGCATGCGGTCAATCAGTTGCGTCATGAACTCAAGGCGCGCTCCACCCGTGAGTTCAAGGCCCGGGGCTCGCGCATGCAGCGCTGCGCCGGCTGCCATCTGGCCGTGCATACCTGCATTTGCGCACTGCGCCCGAACCTGCAGGCCGAGCCCTGTTTTTGCCTGCTGATGCATGCGCTGGAGCCGTTGAAGCCAACCAATACCGGGCGGCTGATCGCCGATTGTCTGGCTGACACTCAGGCGTTCGTCTGGTCGCGTACCGAGGTTGATCCGGCGTTGCTGGCGCTGCTGGCCGATCCGCGTTGGCAGCCTTACGTGGTGTTTCCGGTTGAGTACGCCCGTGTCGGGCAGGCGGTGGTCAGCGCTCCCCAGGCCACGCCGGGCAAGCGTCCGCTATTGATCATTCTTGATGCTACCTGGACCCAGGCGCGCAAGATGTTTCGCAAAAGCCCTTATCTGGCCGGCTTGCCATTACTCAGTCTGCAGCCTGAGCAGGCTTCGCGTTACCGTCTACGCCGCTCCTGCCGCGAGGAACATCTATGCACAGTGGAAGTGGCGGCGGCCTGCCTGGCAGCGGCCGGTGAGCCTCAGGTCGGTCAGTGCCTGGATGACTACTTTCAGGTGTTCAGCGAGAGTTATCTGGCCTCACGGTTGAGGGTGTCGGCGCCGCATAGTCCAGCGCGCGAGCGTTTGCAAGCAAGGCTTGAGGGCTGA